tccatcccccacttcatgaagggccaaggggacaGGATGGGGTGGAGCacttcacaaggttggtgagagatGGATGCGAACCGCTGGCAAGAGTCGCATTTCCTGGCAAAGGCTattgcgtctttcttcatggtgggccaataatatcccatggtaagagttttgtgggctaagcttcttcctccggcgtggtttccacattcaccatcatgtatgttgcacaatgtcgactcgatctcgtcGTGATCTAGGCATCTCATGTACGGTCCTGCCACTGATTTTCTGAACAGTATCCCATGGATTAAGatgaatctggaggctttcatgcggaaggatttttcgtgggtgactccaggtgggATGGTTTTGTGTTTGAGCCAGTGTATGTAGGGGTCGCGCCATGAAGGCACTTGAGTAGGTGGAGATtgttcggtgatgggtaggttatctttggtgatggctgaaggaaatagtgcccttggtccaagtatgcatataatattaagtctattaaatgcggttcagtgttaattaacaagttaataattcagtgagatcaagtgagctgaatgcctagctagaggccgcttcagttcaagtggaattaatgatattaatccacaacttactcttgactgaacccgtagggtcacacaaatagtacgtaaacgaatcaagtatttaatggcattaaatactccatctatggatattcggaatcgacggatcttggtttcagtgggagctgagattgtcacaagcaagaaatgaatactccggaaacgatgatattgccggaaacggaaatatggatcgtatcggaaatataaatattatccaagtcgtagatgttgccggaaacggaaacatggtacgtgtcggaaaatattatcggaaatggaaatattaccggaatcggaaatattaaacggaaatattgtcagaatcggaaatgttatcggaatcggaaaataattccgaaaacggaaatattaaatatttgttcgaaacgggaattaattccggaatcggaaatattaaatattgtttgtatcggaaatgaattccggaatcgggaatttaatcggaagcgtatcgtacgaattagcatcggacgaggctcgctagacgaaggcccagtacgaagccaggccatcgcccagcaagccacacgcatcaccatcacacgccaagcctcgaccaggcccagcgcaaggccaggcccagccaaggccttgggcgcgcgcgcggacacaggtagcgagcatgggccgagcgatgtgcgctcagcgtgggccgcaaggcctgcgcgagtgtgcggtgctcgtgtgatgctcgtgtgcgtgctatacgaatcctaaagctatcaggattcgatatatgattaaattcctaatcctaaaaggataaattaattaaataagagttctactaggattctagtttaattaattcgtatcctagtaggattccagttccttttccatacctctataaataggtgcctagggtcataatttatagacacaattgaagtattctaaaggtaagattttgaagaaaaatcagccatacacttgcacctaatagccgaaattcctaagctaccttaagggcgattctagttggtcaagcttaaggcggatccggacgtgctgtggactatctacggagggacgacacttgagtcctaaagacttgttcttgttcggttcgggcgcagctagagagggcacgcaacaaagtgtatgcatctaaactatgctaaatgattatgtgtaaataatatgctttcttggctttatggtttttccgcatgatttatgttttgtcatatgaatcataacctaacaatggttgggtacattaagtggactacggggatggaagtgagtttaggtttgataTTTGAGCCGAGGttggctaaggcgtcagcctgggtgttctgatctcttggtatttgttgtagggtgcatgagtcgaacttgttgacgagcctttttgctatttccaagtaaGCCTGCATCTTTGAGTCCTTTGCTGCATATGAACCGCTAATCTGACTGATAAtcaataatgaatcacaacGAAACTCGAGTCGGCGGATACTCATGTCGAGTGCTAGTGATAATCCTAGgatcaaggcttcgtattctgcctcgttgttggtagctttgaactcgcaacagacagactgtactatggtgtccccttgtggcgactttagcaTAATGCCTAGGCCTGTtccccgtatgttggaggacCTGTCAGTAGTTAGAGTCCATGTCGATGAGGATCCATCATCGGTCAGCATGTTGATTTCTTGGTCGGCTTCGTGTTGGAGGcttgggctgaagtcagccacaaaatctgctagaGCTTGCGACCTGATGGTTGTGCGAGGTTCGTACCTGATGTCGtaacaacctaattgtattgcccatttggacatcctgccagataactcgggtttcctcatgattgacttcatcggatagttagttctaacagttaTAGGATGACATTCGAAATAAGGTCGTAATTTAACGGAAGCAACCACTAAtgcaaggacaagtttttcaaTATGGGAGTACCtcgtttcggcgctaagtagaGACTTACTGACGTAATAAACAGGTAACTGTCTGTTGTCTTCTTCTCGTGCTAGtactgcactgatggtcgactccgTGACTGCAAGGTATATCTGTAACTCCTCGTTATCTTTTGGTTTGGACAGTAGCGGAGGGTTCGAGAGGTACTGCTTGAGTTGTTGTAATGCGGCTTCATGTCGATCGGTCCAACTGAACTTCTCGTTCTTCCTgaggatgtcgtagaacaatttgcacttgtcggacgacctggagatgaagcgattgagggcggccactctgcctgctaatTTTTGTACGTCCTTTTGATTTCGGGGTGATTGTAGGCTGATGATTGCGCGGATCTGGTCGGGGCTGgcttcgatgcctctttgagtaaccatATAACCTAAGAACTTCCCAGAGGAGACTCCGAACGAGCacttggtggggttgagcttcatgTTGTATTCTCGTAGTACGTCGAAGGCTTGTTGGAGATGCGAAATGTGGTCTCGGGCTTTCTTGGACTTTACcaacatgtcgtcgatgtagacttccattgtgtcgcctaactgttttctgaacattttgttgactaggcgtTGGTAGGTGGCACCTGCATTTCTTAAACCGAATGGCATGACTttgtaacaataagttccccgctctgtgatgaaggcggtttttTCCTGATCTTCCGGGTGCATCAGAATCTGGTTGTACCCACTGAATGCATCCATAAATGTGAGCATTTCATGCCCtgcagtagcatcaaccatggcgtcgatgtggggtaagggAAAGGAATCCttggggcatgctttgttgatttCGGTGAAATCTATGCAAACACGCCATTTCCCGTTCTTCGTTCTAACCACGATgacattggccaaccaatctAGATATTTGACTTCTCGGATCTTTCCCATATCTAATAGTTGCTGAACCTCGTCGTTGATGatttggttgcgttctggagcgAACTTCCGCCGTTTCTGCTTGACGGGTTTGTGAGGTGGGTCAACACTTAatttgtgagtgatgacgtctgggctgatACTTGGCATGTCTTCATGGGACCACGCGAAGCAATCTGCGTTGGCCTTGAGAAATGTGATGAGCTCCGACCTGATGTCGTCAGGCATGTCGCACCCAATGAAAACGACTTATTCTGGTTTCGCAGGATCTAAGATGACTTCGTCAAGTTTCTCAGACTTGGGCTCTTTGTAGCCTGCTGGGTCGGAAATGGACTGTAGTTGCTATAAAGAGGATTTATTGGTGGCTGAGGGCTTTAGAGCTGCCTTGTTACATTCTTTGGATTCTTGTtgatctcctttgatttcctgaACCCCCATCGAGTTGGGAATTTGATGATCTGATGGTATGTCGatgggatggccttcatgtcgtggatccagggcctgcccaagataatgttgtaagatgaagggcaatcaataacacagaattttacctgttggttgattccTTGGGCGTAAACAGGTAAGGTGACTACTCCGAAGGTGGTTTTTGCCTCGCCGCTGAACCCTATCAGCACGGTGGATTTCTTGACGACATCTGTATCTGGGTTGAGCCCCATCTCCTTGAGGGCGTCAAGCATCATCACATTAGTTGAGCTGCCGTTGTCGATtaggactcgtttgatcatgcagtttCCAACAGGAATGGATATCACCAAGCCATCGTGATGTTTgtccgagatgtcccctgcatcagattcatcaaaagatataggggttagatacttCGCGGCTACGGCTCGGGCCGGTCTGTCTATCTCATTTTCTCGAGCATTcctcttcgctgcagaataagttaaaccacagatgttagaacctccagcaataaaatttacagttttagtatgaggaagaggtggaggaggtcgagatggagagTTAGGGTTGTCTTTGTTGACGACACCACGGGCTTTgtctgacatgacgtccttgAGGTACCCGTTCTTCAATAGGTAGGTTACTTCCCTCCTTAACGCGACGCAATCGTTGGTGgtgtgaccgatgtcggcatggaaatcacaccattttGAGGGATCCTTCTTTGATTCGGGTTTGCTGGACTTCGGTGGCCACTGCACcgctttccccatcttcgagaggtggttcatcagacctacagtgtcaacacaaaaataatattcgttaatttttggaggCAGGTCTGGGCTattcttccagtcggagtcgtcgtcatcttccaccactgctacatgttgaggtcgggaataagggGCAGGACGATCACTGTTTCTCTTGGGGTAGGGCAGCCGTCTTTCCGTCTTGGCGTAGTCATTAGCTCCCTTCCTGGAATAgagagtttcttccaacctgacttgggccattgctttggcttgagcGTCCTCAaacgtcttgcaggggtatttgatcAGGTCTCTCCAAAGATCGGTCTCGCCATACAATCCTTGTCTGAACGCTTCGATTGCTGTCGGGACGTCACATTCAGGTACAGTTACCTTCTCCCTAATGAACCGAGTTATGTAGTCCTTTAGAGGTTCGTCAGGGCGTTGGACCACATGGTACAGGTCGCTCGTCTGCTTCTCCAAGCATCTTAGGGAACTGCTGATTAAACATGTTGTCGAGATGAGCGAAACAGGTGATGCATCCGCTTGGCAGGCTGGttaaccacttcaaggcgggtCCAATCAATGTCGAACCGAACCCTTTGCAAAGGCTAGCTTCGCTCATATGTTTGGGAACTGGGATAGTCATTATTCGCTGCTTGTAGGTCAAGATGTTCTCCCTTGGATCGGTCGTTCCATCATACATGGGAATATTGGGTGGGCTGAATCCCTTTGGGATGTCGATTGCATCGATGGGGTCGGCATATGGtgagtcggcataactgtctaggctggcttctttgattggtgttggtacTCCTGGGATTTTTTTTATCATGGTCATAAGTTGTTGGAGTAGATGATTAGTGTTTTCACAGATGTTGTTGAGCACCGGGATGAGGGGACTGAATGTTTCGGGGAGGCTGGCTTGGAGGTGTTGGTAGTAGGTGTTTTGTGAGTATATGATGTAAGGTTGGTGAGGAGTGAACTGCGGCACCACTTGTTTCATGTAAGGGGGCGTTCCTTGGGTAGCatgggtacctgcaacataagggaaaggagttacaaaaccgtgactaactgggacgactgacctgttaagaggagtgtatggagaatagtttcgagaagagtcTGGGCACATTAGGGTGCTCGGGAACACTGCTTGTGTGGCCTGACTGGCTAAAGGAACCGCTATCAACTAGGGGGTGCTCCGGGTGCTGAAGTAACTAGGTTGACAACAGGCTGAACGATTTGTTGAGAAAAGAGTTGATCCCATGGCATTTGAGTCGCCGGTGTCGGTCCTTGTGCCGGGATTGTGACGGGCAGGGGCATCGACATGGTTACCATTGGGGGTGGTAACGGACGAGATGCAGGAGTGGAGGCGGGAACCGACATcatggtggatgtcgtcatgccgacCTGAGATGGGGAGACCCGGGCAGCTGTTGTGGCGATGGCGGCCGCCGATGTACCTGCAGAAGATGGTTGAGTTGGAGgcgggggaagccaactcgggttagagcgGGGCTGATTTGGCAGCGGGTCGAACTCGCGGATCTGTTCGAGGATTGGGCCTGCTGGTTCGCCAAAAGGTACATGGAGGGGATGGTCTGGAGCAGCGTCGAGATCTAAGCGGCGGTTTAGACCAGAGGTGTCTCGCCGATACTGGAACCTTGAcccggtggcgatggaggcggtggaTCTGATCTGGGAGTACAACGCTTCGttttccttttggaggatgttgatgcgctgctccatggctaCAAAGCGACGAGTGATATCATCGGATGAGCTAAAAtttccggccatggtgattggaatggtattatcaagCTTCTTTTGATTGTCaaccccacggtgggcgccaaattgttttgggcaaattctacttagagacgaactcgccttgatgatggtgctaacaatcgattgagcAAGATAATTTAGAGTAACGAGAGCAAGATGTAAGGACATAGAATAAGAGTATTGTTATTGCTTAGCCTTTGTGTGTACAAACTGACAAAGTTAAGCCATTTTATAAGCCTTCGTAACAAGAACGTAACGTTTgtgcttaattgcacataattgaataataaatgcgtaatgaaggTTTGCTTCATCAACGGTTTGTAACGACTCTCTTGATCCCAGCCATTGAGGGTGAGTCTGAAAGGTGCCACCATACGCCCTGCTGGCAGCCACATAGGCATTGCTTGCCACGTCTgtccacgtcaccaagagggtattttcccccctaacaacaCATTTCTTCGGATTCAACCTCACTGATATTTCCGGAGCGTCACAAAAGTTTCTCTCAGATCAGCCAGGTGTTCTCAAAAGTTtatatcatatcatcaatgtagGCCTCAATGTTTCGTCCTAACTGATTAGAGAAGACGGTGTTGACCAGGCGCTGAAATGTGGCCGGCGCATTCTTTAAGCCAAATGGCATCACTTTGTAACAGTAGAAGCCTtgctcagtaacaaatgacgttttttcctggtcaTCTGGCCATAAGGGAATTTGGTGAAAACCAgaataggcgtccatgaaggACATCATGGCATGACCAGCTGTCGAATCTACCAACGGGTCTATCTTGGGCAGAGGAAAGTTGTCTTTTGGGAAGGCCTTGTTTAGATCCGTGTAATCCACACACATTCTCCAAGATTCATCTACATTGAGCTTGTGGACAGCTACACTTGGATCGATGCCCGGCATCTCCTCCACAGTGAAAGCAAAGATGTCCTGAAACTCTCTCAAGAGGGTGACCAGTTGTGCCCCAAGCTGATCGTCAGGAGAGACCCCTACTGGCAACATCCTATCGGGGCGTGCTTCGTCAAGGATGATTTCATAATGGCCACCTACCGGCTCAGGCCGTCTTGTCTCCATGTGGAACGTGGCAATGGCAAAGGTTTCTTTCTTGACTTTATCTTCTGTCTCGTCCAGTTTTCTTTTTGAACCTGCTCTGGCTTCATCAGTCTTGCGGCCTCCCCAAGCCTCGGGACTTAGTGTAGTAAGATAACAATCTCTTGCTAGCTGCTGGTCACCATGAATAGTACCGACCTGGCCTTTATCACAGAAATACTTCATAAGCATAAGATGAGTGACGACCACCGCTTTGGTCTGATTTAAAGTAGGACGGCCCAAGATGATATTGTAAGCAGTGAGGTCTTTCACAATCAGAAATCGGACGTTCAAGTTCCTACTTTGATGTCAGCCTCCTACTCGGAGGGGTAGAGTGATGATTCCTTGGGGGTGAATTATGCCGCCTCCGAATCCAATGATGGGGTAATGAATCTTTTCAATCGTCTTAGGGTCGTGTTCAAGACGGTTCAGACAAGCTGTACTGATAATATCTGACGAACTCCCGGTGTCTACTAAGATACGCCTTACTTTAAGGTTTGCTACTTTCAGCTCAATAACCAAGGGATCGTCATGAGGGGTGGCTATCTTGCCTCTGTCAGCTTCACAAATTTCTACTTTAGGGAAGTGATCCATTGGAGCTTTTCCTGACAACATTACCTGACCCAACCGGCTTGCATAATCCTTTTGCCCTCTCATTGTTGGGCCCCCAACGGCTAGGCCTCCTGAGATAACGGCTACACATTCTGGATCACTGTCATTGTCATCACGCCGATATGACGGTGTCCTACTTTTCTTATAGAATTTTTTACCATTTCCCCTTGTACTCGTGCTGAGATATGATTTCAGAAATCCTTTGGCGGCTAATCCATCAACAGCTCTACGCAGACTCTTGCAATCTTTTGTATCATGGCCTACATCACAATGGAACTTACAATAAAGGGAGATGTCCCGGGTTTCTGCCGGCGACTTCATAGGGAACGGACGATCAATCTCATATCTATTGCTGACGTCCAGCAGTATTGTATACAAGTCAGTGTTATATTCAAATTTCTCTTTATCGTAGGGTCGTCCTCTCTTCTTCCCTTGTGAGGTGTTAGCCTGATACCCCTTCTTTTCAATGGCCCACGTCCCATTTGGACGGTTGGTCTTTTTATTTGTCTTGTCTTTGCGCTGAGGGTGGTCGGCAGTCTCAGTTCCCTTAGATTCTTTTGGGACGGAACAAATTTCTGTGGCATGGATAAAGGATTCGGCCTCGTCCAGGGCATCAACCATAGTTCTCACACTCTTCTTCACCAAGTCGAACTTAAAGGAACCTTTCTTAAGTCCTCTAAAAATGTTATCAAAGGCCACCCCATCAGGTAGATCCAGAACTTGTCCTGACTCTAAGTTGAAACGTCACACATAGCTGCACAAGGACTCGTCTTTTCCTTGCTATATTCGACCCAAATGCATGCTCGTATTCTTTTCCTCTTTATAAGTCATAAACCTTGCAGAAAACAACATTTCCAGTTCTGCATAAGTGTTGATTGTTCCAGCAGGCAACTTCTCAAACCATTTTGAGGCAACACCTTTCAGAGTGGCCGGGAAGTATTTGTACCAAGTTAAATCAGTAGTCCCTTGGACATACATATGGTGACGATAGGACAAGAGATGTACATCAGGATCAGAGGTGCCGTCATAGGCGTCAATAGCTGGCGGCTTCACCTTAGGCTCCTTGGGAGCGTTCATAATATCAGCACAGAATGGATGGTGTAATCAAGGATGAGGTCGGCTACTCCCTGTTGAATGTGACATATTGGGTCTTGCCTCCTACCCTGAGAGGTTCTACGCCGATTGTTGTCCGCGCGACTCACATTGGTTCTGGTGAGACGGCGCGAAGGAGCAGCAAGGGGTGAATTTTCCATAACAGGGGTGGAGCTTGTGTCTGACAACTCAGTTTCTTGAGGCCTGTCTAGCTGAATAACTGGTACTCTTCTGGACGGTCCAGGTTCGGGCCGAGCAGTTGTTAAAATTCGACGCGGAGCCTTAGGCTGGAAAGAAGTCTTAGTCCTGTCGAAACTTCTATCACGCTCGTCATTTCGAGCTTGATCTTTCCGCCAGACATTAGACCGAGTGAGTCCATTAAAGAATGGCATCCCCGTCCCATGAGACTGAGAGCGGATGGTCTTGATCTCATCTTGAAGTGTGTCCATCTGCGCCTTAAATCCGGCCAAAATATCTTTGAGCTGACCAGCTGACACCGACAGATCTGGATTCTCCTCCATGAATGTATCAGCGTCGGCCCTCAAGTGACCACCTGGAGGAAATGAAGGCTGACCCGTCTCATCTTTCACCTGGACTTGCTCAAGTTGTGGTTCAAGAGGGGGATCAGGACAGCCGTCCTACCCCGTGGAATGGTTGCTTCTCTCGTCTCTCCCTCGAGGAGGATGGTCACCATTCATTGTGGTCTCATCAATTTCATTTCGGTTGATGGGCGCGTCTCCGAAGTGTTGGACGTCTACCATGTTAccttacctccccacagacggcgccaaatgttgtgggagtttttccaatggttgatgacgaggaggtatccgGTTCCACGTAAAGTCCAGTCCATGTCGGGCGGCtttcctgcaaaacaagaatattcccgtggGAATATTCCCTTTGATGTTTAAgtaagattagggttttaaggaAGAAGTGCTTAGTAAAAAGAAAGCATTAACTATCTGAAATTGAAGGGTGTTTCTCTATCTAGGAACTTGTGTCAATTCCTTGGGAATTGGGTGTATTTATAGCCTCCCCCTTTTAGGGGAAAACCCTAGTAAGATTTCACATGATTGGCTAGTTTACCATGATATGACAAGTGTCATTGTCATAATATTCTCTAtgttgggccatgggcctttaaGAGGTTTGTACATTTATTTCAGCCATACATCATCAAATGCTCACTCCTAAGTGGCTGCCAAATAAGCATTTTACTTGCTGGGATATGCCACGTGTCACGCTGCGATTGGGCCACGCAGGCtgggtatttttacccacatcaaAAGTTACAATCGAAAAACGTAAGAactgttttatatttttataattaaaaactGAAAAAGAAGCTGTATTTTGAAATACCACTGTAATATTAATACGATGACTGTTTAGGGTTTAATTCATTGCTGTCTTATAACTCTTTGGAGATGAGGATTTCCCTTATCTCACTCACTTTCAATGAGTTTGACCTGCAAAGCTGGCTGGAAATACTTGTGCGAGGTACCAGTGCAGTAGGGTCCCTTCATCTtaccttatatatatatatatatatatatatatatatatatatatatatatatatatatatatatatatatatatatatatatatatatatataatacaaAACATTTATACTATACAACAAATgcataaaaaatatacaaaGAATGTAAATTAGTATAATAATTTAAGgataaaaaatattataacaGCATACAACTATTACCAAGTCTTCATATTACGTAATTGTAACATATCATAATAACCGAGTTCGACTAATAAACGTATGTTCCTCCGTCCTTTAGATCTAAAATTCCATGAACACAAATTGATTCAACAATCTCTGGAAATTTCATTCATATAAAATGAAATTATCATTACTGTTTTCATGCATTTCTAAAATGGACTTCGTATTTCAAACAAAccataaaatgtaaaattactTGAACTAAATATTAACTTGTTCCTTGTCGAAATTTTGACCTGATAGTGTTTGTTCTCTCCTTTGTGtatttgctttttttgaaagttgatgattatatatatatatatatatattccgtTTTTGGTGCTTGGGCGGGATCTAAATTTGGGGAGCAATGGTGGTATTTGTCCCGCTCAGCTAACCCTAAATGGCGCCATTAACCAAAATTTTTCCCCTTATTTATGCTGCTTTTCCCTctaaacttgtttttttttttttgcttagtTGGACCAATAATTAAGCAGGGTACTAGGGAAATAATTggtttatacacccgggtgcacatgGAGTATTGTGCACTCCATGAAAAATGACGTAGTTTTAAGCAATATTATtcatattttaattaagttgaaaaaaaataatttaagatTTTCCATTTTTTATTGGAAGATTTGCCATGTATTTAGTTGGATAGATTTTGTTTTTATGGTTATGAGTATAGAATATCTATCCTAAATTCTAGGATTGATT
This sequence is a window from Spinacia oleracea cultivar Varoflay chromosome 1, BTI_SOV_V1, whole genome shotgun sequence. Protein-coding genes within it:
- the LOC130463045 gene encoding leucine-rich repeat extensin-like protein 5, producing MEQRINILQKENEALYSQIRSTASIATGSRFQYRRDTSGLNRRLDLDAAPDHPLHVPFGEPAGPILEQIREFDPLPNQPRSNPSWLPPPPTQPSSAGTSAAAIATTAARVSPSQVGMTTSTMMSVPASTPASRPLPPPMVTMSMPLPVTIPAQGPTPATQMPWDQLFSQQIVQPVVNLVTSAPGAPPSTHATQGTPPYMKQVVPQFTPHQPYIIYSQNTYYQHLQASLPETFSPLIPVLNNICENTNHLLQQLMTMIKKIPGVPTPIKEASLDSYADSPYADPIDAIDIPKGFSPPNIPMYDGTTDPRENILTYKQRIMTIPVPKHMSEASLCKGFGSTLIGPALKWLTSLPSGCITCFAHLDNMFNQQFPKMLGEADERPVPCGPTP
- the LOC110803561 gene encoding uncharacterized protein, producing the protein MNAPKEPKVKPPAIDAYDGTSDPDVHLLSYRHHMYVQGTTDLTWYKYFPATLKGVASKWFEKLPAGTINTYAELEMLFSARGLKKGSFKFDLVKKSVRTMVDALDEAESFIHATEICSVPKESKGTETADHPQRKDKTNKKTNRPNGTWAIEKKGYQANTSQGKKRGRPYDKEKFEYNTDLYTILLDVSNRYEIDRPFPMKSPAETRDISLYCKFHCDVGHDTKDCKSLRRAVDGLAAKGFLKSYLSTSTRGNGKKFYKKSRTPSYRRDDNDSDPECVAVISGGLAVGGPTMRGQKDYASRLGQVMLSGKAPMDHFPKVEICEADRGKIATPHDDPLVIELKVANLKVRRILVDTGSSSDIISTACLNRLEHDPKTIEKIHYPIIGFGGGIIHPQGIITLPLRVGG